In one Brevibacillus choshinensis genomic region, the following are encoded:
- a CDS encoding PaaI family thioesterase, with amino-acid sequence MIEELKNICEEGSEEEQQILELALKSIRQRRERKSAFLSGFLGLQGEFVDERTYRFEIPLTVFMHNSGGAVHGGILATLIDSVMGSLINRSLPPEEYAVTTELKINYLRPGKGEKLRAEATFLHRGQTLVVMEGSVYDDRNKRIAHGTGTFIVLKRS; translated from the coding sequence ATGATAGAGGAACTAAAAAATATTTGTGAGGAAGGCAGCGAGGAAGAGCAGCAAATCCTGGAGCTCGCTCTCAAGTCTATTCGCCAAAGACGAGAGCGAAAGAGCGCCTTTTTGTCCGGCTTTCTCGGATTGCAGGGTGAGTTTGTGGACGAGCGAACCTATCGATTCGAGATTCCCCTCACCGTGTTCATGCACAATTCGGGTGGGGCTGTTCACGGTGGTATATTGGCTACCTTAATCGATTCCGTGATGGGCTCACTCATCAATCGTTCTCTGCCGCCGGAAGAATATGCCGTGACCACCGAGCTGAAGATCAATTACTTGCGCCCGGGAAAAGGGGAAAAGCTGCGTGCGGAAGCGACTTTCCTTCACCGTGGACAAACACTGGTCGTGATGGAAGGCAGTGTGTACGATGATCGAAACAAACGGATTGCCCATGGAACTGGGACATTCATCGTATTGAAACGGTCATAA
- the ilvD gene encoding dihydroxy-acid dehydratase, protein MARQRSDMIKKGFDRAPHRSLLRAAGVKDEDFDKPFIAICNSYIDIIPGHVHLQEFGKIVKEAVRAAGMVPFEFNTIGVDDGIAMGHIGMRYSLPSREIIADSLETVVAAHWFDGMICIPNCDKITPGMIMGALRVNIPTVFVTGGPMKAGKTSDGRSISLSSVFEGVGAHQAGLINDAQLEELEQYGCPTCGSCSGMFTANSMNCLLEAIGLALPGNGTVLAVSPERKELVKSSAEKLKHLIERDIKPRDIVTLEAIDDAFALDMAMGGSTNTVLHTLAIAQEAGFEYPIERINEVAKRVPHICKLAPSSDYHIEDCHEAGGVSAVLNEIAKKAGAIHPDRITVTGQTLAENIAGAEIKNDQVIRRLDNPYSEVGGLAVLFGNLAEKGSIIKTGGVDPSIKRHEGPAICFDSQEEALEGIASGKIKSGHVVVIRYEGPKGGPGMPEMLAPTSQIVGMGLGKEVALVTDGRFSGASRGISIGHVSPEAAEGGPIAFVQDGDIISIDLEDRSIQLHVDEAELARRAEGWKEFEPKVKTGYLARYSKMVTNASNGAVLKF, encoded by the coding sequence TTGGCTAGACAACGCAGTGATATGATCAAAAAAGGATTTGACCGTGCGCCACACCGCAGCTTGCTGCGCGCAGCAGGTGTAAAAGACGAGGATTTCGATAAACCGTTTATCGCCATCTGTAACTCCTACATCGACATCATTCCGGGTCACGTACATTTGCAAGAATTCGGAAAAATCGTAAAAGAAGCCGTTCGTGCGGCAGGCATGGTTCCATTTGAATTCAACACCATTGGCGTTGATGATGGGATCGCGATGGGCCACATCGGGATGCGCTACTCCCTCCCTAGCCGTGAAATTATCGCGGACAGCCTCGAAACGGTAGTTGCTGCTCACTGGTTCGACGGTATGATCTGCATCCCGAACTGTGATAAAATCACGCCTGGTATGATCATGGGTGCGCTGCGTGTCAACATTCCAACCGTATTCGTAACGGGCGGCCCGATGAAAGCTGGGAAAACGAGTGACGGTCGTTCCATCTCCTTGTCCTCTGTTTTTGAAGGGGTCGGCGCGCATCAAGCAGGTCTGATCAACGATGCACAATTGGAAGAGCTGGAGCAATACGGCTGTCCGACATGTGGTTCCTGTTCCGGTATGTTTACTGCGAACTCTATGAACTGCCTCTTGGAAGCAATCGGTCTCGCTCTCCCAGGAAACGGTACTGTTCTCGCAGTCTCCCCAGAGCGCAAAGAGCTGGTAAAATCCTCTGCGGAAAAACTGAAGCATCTGATCGAGCGCGACATCAAACCTCGCGACATCGTTACATTGGAAGCCATCGACGACGCTTTTGCACTGGATATGGCGATGGGCGGTTCTACCAATACCGTTCTGCACACACTGGCAATCGCACAAGAAGCTGGATTTGAGTATCCAATCGAGCGCATCAACGAAGTAGCGAAGCGCGTTCCCCATATTTGCAAGCTGGCTCCATCCTCCGATTACCATATCGAGGACTGCCATGAAGCAGGCGGCGTTTCTGCCGTATTGAATGAAATCGCCAAAAAAGCAGGTGCGATCCATCCAGACCGCATCACCGTTACAGGTCAAACGCTGGCTGAAAACATCGCGGGCGCTGAGATCAAAAACGATCAAGTCATCCGTCGTCTCGACAACCCATACAGTGAAGTCGGTGGCCTGGCTGTTTTGTTCGGTAATCTGGCAGAAAAAGGCTCTATCATCAAAACGGGCGGTGTCGATCCTTCTATCAAACGCCATGAGGGCCCAGCAATCTGCTTTGACTCTCAGGAAGAAGCTTTGGAAGGGATCGCTTCTGGCAAAATCAAATCTGGTCATGTCGTAGTCATCCGCTACGAAGGACCAAAAGGTGGCCCGGGCATGCCGGAAATGCTGGCTCCTACCTCGCAAATCGTGGGTATGGGACTGGGTAAGGAAGTAGCACTCGTCACCGACGGACGCTTCTCTGGTGCTTCCCGCGGAATCAGTATCGGTCACGTATCCCCTGAAGCTGCGGAAGGTGGTCCGATCGCTTTCGTACAAGACGGAGACATCATCTCCATCGACCTGGAAGATCGTTCGATCCAACTGCACGTAGATGAAGCAGAACTGGCTCGCCGCGCAGAAGGCTGGAAAGAGTTTGAACCAAAAGTGAAAACCGGTTATCTGGCTCGCTATTCCAAAATGGTTACCAACGCGAGCAACGGTGCTGTATTGAAGTTCTAA
- a CDS encoding fumarylacetoacetate hydrolase family protein: protein MRFATYKVDRGDIRAGWVTEQGIVDMNEASQGELPANMLDFLAQQEKYLPLAQKLAQEVQTPSYSMEEVKLLSPVPNPRSVRDFMAFELHILNAAKRLGQQMAQAWYEIPAFYFTNHQVIQGTGAKIARPTRCEWLDYELEIACVIGKEGKNIRAQDAEEYIFGYSILNDWSARDLQMKESKIGLGPAKGKDFATSMGPYLVTKDELEPYRIGDRFDLEMVARVNGKELSRGNFKDIYYTFGQMIERASDGVTLYPGDVIGSGTVGTGCLLELGPDVHRWLEPGDNVQLEITGLGILENTIE, encoded by the coding sequence ATGAGATTTGCTACATATAAAGTCGATAGAGGAGATATTCGCGCGGGCTGGGTGACTGAGCAGGGCATCGTGGATATGAATGAAGCGAGCCAGGGAGAGCTGCCTGCGAATATGCTCGACTTTTTGGCGCAGCAGGAAAAGTATCTGCCACTGGCTCAGAAGCTCGCTCAAGAGGTACAGACGCCGTCCTATTCTATGGAGGAGGTAAAGCTGCTGTCTCCCGTGCCAAATCCGCGCAGTGTTCGAGACTTCATGGCATTTGAGCTGCATATCCTCAATGCAGCCAAACGACTGGGACAACAAATGGCACAAGCCTGGTATGAGATTCCCGCTTTTTATTTTACGAACCATCAAGTGATCCAGGGGACAGGCGCCAAGATTGCCAGACCAACCAGGTGCGAATGGCTGGATTACGAGCTGGAGATCGCGTGCGTCATTGGCAAGGAAGGGAAAAATATTCGAGCCCAGGATGCGGAAGAATACATCTTTGGCTACTCCATATTAAATGACTGGTCTGCGCGCGACCTGCAAATGAAAGAATCCAAGATCGGTCTCGGTCCGGCAAAAGGCAAAGACTTTGCGACGTCGATGGGTCCGTATCTGGTGACGAAGGACGAACTGGAGCCGTATCGCATAGGAGATCGCTTTGATCTGGAGATGGTCGCCAGGGTAAATGGGAAAGAGCTCTCCCGCGGCAATTTCAAAGACATCTATTATACCTTTGGGCAGATGATCGAGCGTGCGTCAGATGGCGTGACGTTGTATCCCGGAGATGTGATCGGATCAGGGACGGTAGGAACGGGCTGCCTGCTCGAATTGGGGCCTGATGTGCATCGTTGGCTGGAGCCGGGCGACAACGTGCAGCTCGAAATTACTGGGCTCGGCATTTTGGAGAATACGATTGAATAA
- a CDS encoding DUF350 domain-containing protein produces the protein MDSQLGNLLNFLSYLIVTIPILAIGIFVFTLTTPYKEFELIKNGSQTDDPKKMAAAKAAAHDLGGKIIGLAIVLASAVYHAVSLWDLVIWGIVGMVFQVLVFYLFEWITPFKVVSEIPNGNVSVGIFASRLSIAAGLLMAALISY, from the coding sequence GTGGATTCACAATTGGGTAATTTACTAAACTTTTTGTCGTATTTGATTGTCACGATTCCCATTTTGGCCATAGGCATTTTTGTATTTACGTTAACTACCCCTTACAAGGAGTTTGAGCTCATCAAAAACGGCTCACAGACGGACGACCCGAAAAAAATGGCGGCAGCCAAAGCAGCTGCACACGATTTGGGCGGAAAGATTATCGGACTGGCGATCGTGCTCGCCTCTGCCGTGTATCATGCTGTGAGCCTGTGGGATCTCGTCATTTGGGGGATCGTCGGCATGGTTTTTCAGGTGTTGGTCTTTTACTTGTTTGAATGGATCACCCCGTTTAAGGTCGTATCTGAAATCCCGAATGGTAACGTATCCGTTGGGATTTTCGCTTCGAGGCTGAGCATCGCGGCAGGTTTGCTGATGGCTGCACTCATCAGCTATTAG
- a CDS encoding glutathionylspermidine synthase family protein, which yields MADPMQTRREQIYGPMREEGVFTWDRMYGEEYALADIHLITKSFREELAEATNRLGNIYAKVVPVLQQADDSLLRELGVPEQALAAVRIVVSQSLPTVIGRFDFAHTTEGLKMLEYNSDTPTGIVEAFYVNGRACRFFDLEDPNEGMNAQMAPAFGKLLDAYQKRGYPTEQIWFSSLDWHEEDKGTTLYLLRESGLSAKFAALEQLRVWEDRLYVQDGQEMLPIDVLYRLHALEKLAEERDEDGYPTGAHVLQLIADRKLAVINPPSAFLTQTKALQALIWNLHEEGKFFQCEEHDTIAHYMLPTYFENHFLGEVDYVTKPVFGREGGGVILFDVEGGVVDKDQEECYWEQPMIYQKRVELPKIKVNTEAGAYDGRLLWGSFLIGAKPSAIVARVGGPITNNMSYYLPVGIAR from the coding sequence ATGGCAGATCCGATGCAGACAAGACGTGAGCAGATTTATGGCCCCATGCGCGAGGAAGGCGTATTCACCTGGGACCGGATGTACGGGGAAGAGTACGCGCTGGCTGATATCCATCTCATCACAAAGTCGTTTCGTGAAGAGCTGGCAGAGGCTACGAACAGGCTAGGAAACATTTATGCAAAAGTAGTGCCTGTGCTACAACAGGCGGATGATTCTCTTCTGCGTGAATTAGGTGTACCCGAGCAAGCACTTGCGGCAGTCCGCATCGTCGTTTCACAATCTTTGCCTACGGTTATTGGCCGCTTTGATTTTGCTCATACCACTGAAGGTTTAAAAATGCTGGAATACAATAGTGATACGCCTACAGGGATCGTGGAGGCTTTTTACGTAAACGGACGTGCTTGCCGCTTTTTCGATTTGGAAGATCCGAATGAAGGCATGAATGCACAAATGGCGCCTGCCTTTGGTAAACTGCTCGATGCGTATCAAAAACGGGGGTATCCGACGGAGCAGATCTGGTTTAGTTCTCTGGACTGGCACGAAGAGGATAAAGGAACGACGCTGTATTTGCTTCGCGAGTCAGGTCTCTCAGCCAAGTTCGCCGCGCTTGAGCAGTTACGTGTCTGGGAAGATCGCTTGTATGTGCAGGATGGACAGGAGATGCTGCCAATCGATGTGCTCTATCGCTTGCACGCATTGGAAAAGCTCGCTGAAGAAAGAGATGAGGACGGTTACCCGACAGGTGCTCATGTGCTCCAGTTGATCGCAGATCGCAAGCTCGCTGTCATCAATCCGCCGAGTGCTTTTTTGACACAGACAAAAGCACTTCAGGCACTGATCTGGAATTTGCATGAGGAAGGGAAATTCTTTCAGTGCGAAGAACACGACACCATAGCCCATTACATGCTACCTACTTATTTTGAAAACCATTTTCTGGGAGAGGTGGACTATGTCACCAAGCCTGTTTTTGGCCGAGAAGGTGGAGGAGTCATCCTGTTTGATGTAGAGGGTGGTGTCGTGGACAAAGATCAGGAGGAATGTTACTGGGAGCAACCGATGATCTACCAAAAGCGGGTAGAGCTACCGAAAATCAAGGTGAATACGGAAGCAGGAGCCTATGACGGACGCTTGCTCTGGGGTTCCTTTTTGATCGGAGCCAAACCATCCGCGATTGTCGCCCGTGTCGGAGGTCCCATTACGAACAACATGTCTTACTACTTGCCAGTAGGAATAGCAAGATAG
- a CDS encoding sirohydrochlorin chelatase, which produces MGDTAVLVIAHGSPDPDWLELVESAVGQCHLDLPIRVAFLGGVEGRSIAEEWERLEEAGAKRIVVVPLFVTAGSSHVGEIRSMLGLDRCQGKDTEIPRVAVQARILWCSPLEDHPVVEQIVAHRVHALVSHPPTEALLLVGHGNERAGGQAKWERLLHRLTLRLQNRFGFAAAGYGTLRPDTLREQAHLLADRGELVIVPLFVSQGYFTRKAIPQRLEGLTYRYDGSAYLPHSLMAEWINQSVRTAIVADLFTKRSVYANGREKTVEMGR; this is translated from the coding sequence ATGGGAGACACCGCAGTTCTGGTCATTGCACACGGTTCGCCTGATCCTGATTGGCTGGAGTTAGTAGAATCGGCAGTTGGGCAGTGCCATCTCGACTTGCCCATTCGGGTGGCCTTTCTCGGAGGAGTCGAAGGACGCAGTATCGCTGAGGAGTGGGAGCGACTAGAGGAAGCCGGCGCGAAACGAATTGTCGTCGTCCCTTTATTTGTTACCGCAGGGAGCTCGCACGTCGGGGAAATACGTTCCATGCTAGGACTGGATCGTTGTCAAGGGAAGGACACCGAGATTCCACGTGTAGCCGTGCAGGCGCGAATCCTTTGGTGCTCTCCATTAGAAGATCATCCGGTGGTAGAACAGATTGTGGCTCATCGAGTCCATGCATTAGTCAGCCATCCTCCGACTGAAGCTCTGCTATTGGTAGGGCACGGGAATGAGCGGGCTGGTGGCCAAGCGAAATGGGAGAGGCTGTTGCATCGATTGACCCTCCGACTGCAAAACCGGTTTGGTTTTGCTGCTGCTGGCTACGGTACCTTGCGTCCGGATACTTTGCGCGAACAAGCCCACTTGTTGGCTGACAGAGGAGAGCTCGTCATCGTACCGCTTTTTGTCAGTCAGGGCTACTTTACTCGCAAAGCCATTCCGCAGAGGTTGGAAGGCTTGACCTACCGGTATGACGGTAGTGCGTACCTCCCTCATTCGTTGATGGCAGAGTGGATCAACCAATCGGTTCGAACGGCAATCGTAGCTGACCTCTTCACAAAAAGGAGCGTGTATGCAAATGGCAGAGAGAAAACAGTGGAAATGGGCAGATGA
- a CDS encoding potassium channel family protein — translation MFWRVLYEIFVIMLVITYAILLSADFSVHPLLTDEVMDQVDLGLISFLVVEYLIRLLRSKDKRKFIISNWFDLVAMIPLDHYFYLARFMRVMRLIRILRASPFLWSIVQSGSMRRVFGVVSMIMLWSSLAIYLLEYGVNDNINSFGDALWWSVVTTTTVGYGDISPVTPGGRIMATILMLTGIGMLGALTANFATHWTELHDKKPRNDQDRLTQELSKQAIRHIQEIDQLTETEYETLKETVDLLYRRTRKEQMDKQKNEEDR, via the coding sequence TTGTTTTGGCGTGTGTTGTATGAGATCTTTGTCATCATGCTCGTGATCACCTATGCAATCCTGCTGTCAGCTGATTTTTCCGTTCATCCACTGCTGACAGACGAAGTGATGGATCAGGTCGATCTAGGACTCATTAGCTTTTTGGTAGTAGAATATCTGATTCGTTTGTTGCGCTCAAAAGACAAGCGAAAGTTTATCATCAGCAACTGGTTTGATCTCGTAGCCATGATTCCATTGGACCATTATTTTTATTTGGCCCGCTTTATGCGGGTTATGCGGCTGATCCGTATTTTACGAGCATCGCCATTTTTGTGGAGTATTGTTCAATCCGGGTCCATGCGTCGCGTGTTTGGTGTCGTTTCGATGATCATGCTGTGGAGCTCCTTGGCGATCTACCTGCTCGAGTACGGAGTCAACGACAATATCAACAGCTTTGGTGATGCGCTGTGGTGGTCAGTCGTGACGACGACGACGGTAGGTTATGGCGACATTTCTCCGGTCACGCCAGGTGGTCGGATTATGGCGACGATCCTGATGCTTACAGGAATTGGGATGCTTGGGGCGCTGACAGCGAATTTTGCTACGCACTGGACAGAGCTGCATGATAAAAAACCTAGGAATGATCAGGATCGTCTCACACAGGAATTGTCGAAACAGGCCATTCGGCACATCCAGGAAATCGACCAATTGACGGAGACGGAATACGAAACTCTAAAGGAAACAGTCGATTTACTGTACCGTAGGACGAGAAAAGAGCAGATGGATAAACAAAAGAACGAAGAAGACCGCTGA
- a CDS encoding nitrite/sulfite reductase, which translates to MAERKQWKWADDPSLNKMEFTKLEKDGLDVIETIVNTYSKEGFQSIESSDMDRFKWAGVYQQRPKDGHFMMRVRIPGGILNSEQARVLAKIAEDYGRDLVDVTTRQAVQFHWLTVESLADIFDRLASVGLSSFEACGDCPRQIMGNPLAGIDPHEVLDTRPLVAELEKFFLMNREFSNLPRKYKISISANVHNAAHAQINDLAFTPAKKTIAGEEVIGFHVWVGGGLSAKPHLAKKLDVFCRPEEVIKVAEGVTTLFRDFGYRQKRTHARLKFLVADWGAEKFKDELINLVGELETQGEDLLKGWNGGYFYGIHEQQQAGLYYAGLSVPVGRMNAGELVELAHLADEYGDGTIGTCNTQNVLIRNIPQDKVAAFQAEPLIVNRFKLTPNTFVGYAVSCTGTEYCNLAIVETKERMRSLALYLDDTVTLDTPLRIHMIGCPNSCGQRQIADIGLQGALVKTSAGMVEAFDIHVGGTLEEAQFNRKLNARITVDKLGPFLAQLITLYKEDRSEGEQYWRYVERVGLEKIQSQVDSILQTA; encoded by the coding sequence ATGGCAGAGAGAAAACAGTGGAAATGGGCAGATGATCCATCCCTCAACAAGATGGAATTCACCAAGCTGGAAAAAGACGGATTGGACGTCATTGAAACGATCGTGAACACCTATTCCAAAGAAGGCTTTCAATCGATTGAATCTTCTGATATGGACCGTTTCAAATGGGCGGGTGTCTATCAGCAGCGTCCAAAAGATGGTCACTTCATGATGCGTGTTCGTATCCCCGGAGGTATCTTGAACAGCGAGCAGGCAAGAGTGCTAGCTAAAATCGCTGAGGATTACGGCCGTGACCTAGTCGATGTCACGACCCGTCAGGCTGTCCAGTTCCACTGGCTCACGGTAGAATCATTGGCTGACATATTTGACCGTCTCGCTTCCGTAGGTCTCTCTTCTTTCGAGGCTTGTGGAGACTGCCCGCGGCAAATCATGGGCAATCCGTTGGCAGGAATTGATCCGCATGAAGTGCTGGATACACGCCCACTCGTGGCTGAGCTCGAGAAATTCTTTCTGATGAATCGGGAGTTTTCCAACCTCCCTCGCAAATACAAAATTTCCATTTCCGCCAACGTTCATAACGCTGCCCATGCGCAAATCAATGACCTGGCCTTCACGCCTGCCAAGAAAACGATCGCGGGCGAGGAAGTGATCGGCTTCCATGTATGGGTAGGGGGCGGCTTATCTGCCAAACCACATTTGGCCAAAAAACTCGACGTATTTTGCCGCCCAGAAGAGGTCATCAAAGTAGCAGAAGGGGTCACCACCCTGTTCCGCGATTTCGGCTACCGTCAAAAGCGGACACATGCAAGACTGAAATTTTTGGTGGCTGACTGGGGCGCAGAGAAATTTAAAGACGAATTGATCAATCTCGTCGGCGAACTGGAAACGCAAGGGGAGGACTTGCTGAAAGGCTGGAATGGCGGGTATTTCTACGGCATTCACGAGCAACAGCAGGCAGGACTCTACTACGCAGGACTGTCTGTACCGGTCGGGCGTATGAATGCTGGAGAGCTGGTCGAGCTGGCACATCTGGCAGATGAGTACGGGGACGGAACGATCGGTACATGCAATACGCAAAATGTACTGATCCGAAATATCCCACAAGACAAGGTAGCGGCTTTCCAGGCAGAGCCACTCATCGTGAATCGGTTCAAGCTGACACCAAACACATTTGTCGGTTATGCCGTTTCTTGCACAGGAACGGAGTATTGCAACCTGGCCATCGTGGAAACCAAAGAGCGGATGCGTTCGCTGGCTCTCTATCTGGATGACACGGTCACGCTCGACACGCCTTTGCGCATCCATATGATCGGCTGCCCGAACTCGTGCGGTCAACGTCAAATTGCGGACATCGGCCTTCAGGGAGCATTGGTCAAAACATCTGCAGGAATGGTGGAGGCATTTGATATCCATGTAGGCGGTACCTTGGAAGAAGCGCAGTTCAACCGCAAGCTAAACGCGCGCATAACTGTCGACAAGCTGGGGCCTTTCCTCGCGCAATTAATTACGCTCTATAAAGAAGATCGCAGCGAAGGTGAACAGTACTGGCGTTATGTGGAGCGTGTAGGTCTGGAGAAGATCCAGTCGCAGGTAGATTCGATCTTGCAAACCGCGTAA
- a CDS encoding inositol monophosphatase family protein: MLEIAKEAASVAGAYLLERFLEQLVPDEELHNDVKLPEDKESERRIIEVLHRHFPTHTIFSEEVGMVSREEEYLWIVDPLDGTNNYFIGFPYFSISIALQHMGELVLGVVYNPVAGQMFWAEKGKGAYLNGKRLSVNERTDLTRAVGTYIRGRNTITKEQELDFTRPFMMNTKRLLRNVAPALDWCLLANGWLDYVVMQRSGIMDVAAGIVIAQEAGATITDWQGNPYRHEPFQQEGFRSLLASNGHLHETVRGLIQE, translated from the coding sequence ATGCTGGAGATTGCCAAAGAGGCAGCGAGCGTAGCAGGGGCGTATCTTTTGGAGCGTTTTCTGGAGCAGCTCGTGCCAGATGAAGAACTGCACAACGACGTGAAATTGCCGGAAGACAAGGAGAGCGAGCGACGTATTATTGAGGTGCTCCATCGTCATTTCCCGACCCATACCATTTTTTCGGAAGAAGTAGGCATGGTATCGCGTGAGGAGGAGTATTTGTGGATTGTCGATCCTCTCGACGGAACGAATAACTACTTCATCGGCTTTCCGTACTTTTCGATCTCCATCGCCTTGCAGCACATGGGAGAGCTGGTGCTGGGTGTCGTGTACAATCCAGTCGCAGGACAAATGTTCTGGGCGGAAAAAGGAAAAGGAGCTTACTTGAACGGCAAACGATTGTCGGTCAATGAGCGGACAGACCTGACCAGAGCGGTCGGTACTTATATCCGGGGAAGAAATACGATCACAAAAGAGCAGGAGCTGGATTTCACCAGACCGTTTATGATGAATACCAAGCGCTTGCTGCGTAACGTGGCTCCAGCTCTGGACTGGTGCCTTCTCGCCAACGGCTGGCTGGACTACGTCGTCATGCAGCGCTCGGGCATTATGGATGTCGCTGCGGGAATCGTGATCGCCCAGGAAGCGGGCGCTACCATCACGGATTGGCAAGGAAATCCGTATCGACACGAGCCGTTTCAACAGGAAGGCTTTCGTTCCTTGCTCGCAAGCAACGGGCATTTGCATGAGACCGTTCGTGGCTTGATCCAGGAATAA